A DNA window from Arachis hypogaea cultivar Tifrunner chromosome 18, arahy.Tifrunner.gnm2.J5K5, whole genome shotgun sequence contains the following coding sequences:
- the LOC112771568 gene encoding uncharacterized protein produces the protein MKSKGDRDRKCHDSEEDNSNLPRKSGGDMDGSQRAEKGLHTTQFRGEENRELHRKTERDGNRRNRDGRDGAHHDSGEEDGELPMKSEKDRDVMQRFERYGARHDSDEEEGELRMDSERERKRHDSEDDRELVRKSKRERDRDRTRRVDKDGEENDDRKHLSKSRRERRERVERDGASRNLEGEVDRDQFRKSERNRDRRHRSVKDGARYDSEDDDEDLNRKSKRDMRYRGERDDDDDEKGQRDNGREDNRKKEDGPRRIVENTRPRQSTIPEGNLNGDASKLGKSGGVYIPPFKLARMMKEVQDKSSAEYQRLTWDALRKSINGLVNKVNATNIKNIIPELFAENLIRGRGLFCRSCMKSQMASPGFTDVFAALVAVVNTKFPEVGDLLLRRIVLQLKRAYKRNDKPQLLAAVKFIAHLVNQQVAHEIIALELLTVLLEKPTDDSVEVAVGFVTECGSILQDLSPKGLHGIFERFRGILHEGEIDKRVQFLIEGLFAIRKAKFQGYPAVRPELDLVEQEDQLTHEVSLDEEIDPEISLDIFKPDPNFLENEKRYEELKKTILGEESEDEEGSDAELDDDDDEDDESNEEDDEESMQIKDETETNLVNLRRTIYLTIMSSVDFEEAGHKLLKIKLEPGQEMELCIMLLECCSQERTYLRYYGLLGQRFCMINKVYQENFEKCFVQQYSMIHRLETNKLRNVAKFFAHLLGTDALPWHVLSYIRLTEEDTTSSSRIFIKILFQELSEHLGIRLLNERLNDSTMQDSFESIFPKDNPKNTRFSINFFTSIGLGGLTENLREYLKNMPRLIMQQQKQVSDSESDDESGSSSSSDSGTASSESESDSSSSDESDSDRDKRRRKRRRK, from the exons ATGAAGTCAAAAGGGGATAGGGACAGGAAATGCCATGATTCTGAAGAAGACAACAGCAATCTGCCCAGGAAATCAGGAGGAGATATGGATGGGAGTCAAAGAGCTGAAAAGGGACTACATACGACCCAGTTCAGAGGAGAAGAGAACAGAGAGCTGCACAGGAAAACAGAAAGGGATGGGAATAGGAGGAATAGAGATGGAAGGGATGGTGCCCATCATGATTCAGGGGAAGAAGATGGGGAGCTGCCCATGAAATCAGAAAAGGATAGGGATGTGATGCAAAGATTTGAAAGGTATGGTGCACGTCACGATTCAGATGAAGAAGAGGGTGAGCTTCGCATGGACTCAGAAAGGGAAAGGAAGCGTCATGATTCGGAAGATGATAGGGAGCTGGTTAGGAAATCAAAGAGGGAAAGAGATAGGGATAGGACACGTAGAGTTGATAAGGATGGTGAGGAAAATGATGATAGGAAGCATCTCAGTAAATCAAGAAGGGAAAGGAGGGAAAGAGTTGAAAGAGATGGAGCAAGCCGTAATTTGGAGGGAGAAGTTGATAGGGATCAATTTAGGAAATCAGAAAGGAATAGGGATAGAAGGCATAGATCTGTAAAGGATGGTGCCAGGTATGATTcagaggatgatgatgaggaccTGAACAGGAAATCAAAAAGGGATATGAGGTATAGAGGTGaaagagatgatgatgatgatgagaagggtCAGAGAGATAATGGGAGAGAAGATAATAGGAAGAAAGAGGATGGACCTCGAAGGATAGTTGAAAACACAAGACCAAGACAGTCAACAATCCCAGAAGGTAACCTGAATGGTGATGCATCTAAACTGGGAAAGAGTGGTGGTGTTTACATTCCTCCATTTAAGTTGGCTCGGATGATGAAAGAAGTTCAGGACAAAAGCAGTGCTGAGTATCAACGGTTAACATGGGATGCTCTGAGAAAGAGCATTAATGGGCTGGTGAACAAGGTTAATGCTACTAATATAAAAAACATAATTCCAGAGTTGTTTGCAGAGAACTTGATTAGGGGAAGAGGCCTATTCTGTCGGTCATGTATGAAATCTCAGATGGCATCGCCAGGATTTACAGACGTCTTTGCGGCATTAGTTGCTGTTGTGAATACCAAGTTTCCCGAGGTAGGCGATCTTTTGCTTAGAAGGATTGTTTTGCAGCTTAAGAGAGCTTACAAGCGGAATGACAAG CCCCAATTACTAGCTGCTGTTAAATTTATAGCACATCTGGTGAATCAGCAAGTGGCTCATGAGATCATTGCTCTAGAGTTGCTCACAGTTTTGCTGGAGAAGCCTACGGATGATAGTGTTGAAGTAGCGGTTGGGTTTGTAACAGAATGTGGGTCAATACTGCAGGATCTGTCACCCAAAGGTCTTCATG GTATCTTTGAGCGTTTTCGTGGAATTCTTCATGAAGGAGAAATTGACAAACGTGTTCAGTTTCTGATTGAAGGCCTATTTGCTATAAGAAAAGCCAAGTTTCAG GGTTATCCAGCTGTTCGTCCTGAACTAGACCTTGTGGAGCAGGAGGATCAATTAACTCACGAAGTCTCATTGGATGAGGAAATAGATCCAGAAATTTCTCTTG aTATTTTCAAGCCAGACCCTAATTTCCTGGAGAATGAGAAGCGTTATGAAGAGCTGAAGAAAACTATACTGGGTGAGGAATCTGAGGATGAGGAAGGCTCTGATGCAGAGTtggacgatgatgatgatgaagatgatgaatccaatgaagaagatgatgaggAAAGCATGCAAATCAAAGATGAAACAGAGACAAACCTTGTTAACCTTAGAAGAACAATTTACCTAACAATTATGTCCAGTGTAGATTTCGAGGAAGCTGGTCACAAGCTTCTGAAAATCAAGCTAGAGCCTGGGCAAGAG ATGGAATTATGCATTATGCTTTTGGAATGTTGCAGCCAAGAGAGAACATATCTCCGATATTATGGTCTTTTGGGGCAGCGTTTCTGCATGATCAATAAAGTATATCAAGAGAATTTTGAGAAGTGCTTTGTCCAGCAGTACTCAATGATTCACCGGCTTGAAACAAACAAGCTACGAAATGTGGCTAAATTCTTTGCTCACCTACTTGGGACAGATGCTCTGCCTTGGCATGTTTTATCGTACATACGCTTGACTGAAGAGGACACGACATCTTCCTCCCGTATATTCATCAAGATCCTCTTCCAG GAATTATCAGAGCATCTTGGCATCCGACTGCTAAATGAGCGGTTAAATGATTCAACAATGCAGGACTCCTTTGAGTCTATCTTTCCAAAAGATAACCCAAAGAACACCCGGTTCTCCATTAACTTCTTCACATCCATTGGACTTGGTGGTCTTACAGAGAACTTGCGTGAGTATTTGAAGAATATGCCGCGTCTTATCATGCAACAACAGAAACAAGTTTCAGATTCTGAATCTGATGATGAGTCAGGGAGTTCAAGTTCATCTGATTCAGGAACAGCTAGTTCTGAATCAGAGTCTGACTCATCAAGTTCTGATGAAAGTGATAGTGATAGGGACAAAAGGCGAAGAAAGCGGAGAAGAAAGTGA